From Staphylococcus sp. M0911, a single genomic window includes:
- the folD gene encoding bifunctional methylenetetrahydrofolate dehydrogenase/methenyltetrahydrofolate cyclohydrolase FolD, giving the protein MVAKLLDGKQIAKDYRQGLKDQVEVLKSKGYTPKLSVILVGNDGASQSYVRSKKKAAEKIGMISEIVHLSEDTSEEDVLSELERLNNDDSVSGILVQVPLPKQVSEQKVLEAINPEKDVDGFHPSNIGKLYIDEQTFVPCTPLGIMEILKHADIDIEGKNAVVIGRSHIVGQPVSKLLLQQNATVTILHSRSKDMASFVKEADIVVSAVGKPELVTKEMVKEGAVIIDVGNTPDENGKLKGDVVFDEVKEVASAITPVPGGVGPLTITMVLNNTLLAEKMRRGIE; this is encoded by the coding sequence GTGGTAGCAAAATTATTAGATGGTAAACAAATCGCTAAAGATTATCGTCAAGGTTTAAAAGATCAAGTTGAAGTACTTAAATCTAAAGGATATACACCAAAATTATCAGTCATATTAGTCGGTAACGATGGTGCTAGCCAAAGCTATGTTAGGTCTAAAAAGAAAGCTGCAGAAAAAATTGGTATGATTTCTGAAATCGTTCATTTAAGCGAAGATACTTCTGAAGAAGATGTTTTATCAGAATTAGAACGTTTAAATAATGATGATTCTGTCAGTGGTATCCTAGTTCAAGTACCTCTTCCAAAACAAGTTAGTGAACAAAAAGTATTAGAAGCTATTAATCCAGAAAAAGATGTAGACGGCTTCCATCCAAGTAATATTGGTAAATTATATATTGATGAACAAACTTTTGTACCTTGTACACCACTAGGTATCATGGAAATTTTAAAGCATGCTGATATTGATATCGAAGGTAAAAACGCTGTGGTTATTGGTAGAAGTCATATCGTAGGTCAACCTGTATCCAAACTTTTACTGCAACAAAATGCAACTGTCACAATACTACATTCAAGATCGAAAGACATGGCGAGTTTCGTTAAAGAAGCTGATATCGTTGTCAGCGCAGTCGGCAAACCTGAATTAGTTACTAAAGAAATGGTTAAAGAAGGCGCGGTTATTATTGATGTAGGTAATACACCTGATGAAAATGGTAAATTAAAAGGAGATGTCGTATTTGACGAAGTAAAAGAAGTCGCAAGTGCTATTACACCTGTACCAGGTGGCGTTGGTCCTTTAACAATTACAATGGTACTGAATAATACTTTACTAGCAGAGAAAATGCGTCGAGGTATTGAATAA
- a CDS encoding globin domain-containing protein, which yields MLSEREKDVVKETVPVLQDKGVEITSNFYARMFKQHPELKNMFNQTNQQRGLQSTALAQSVLAAAVNIDHLEAILPVVKEIAYKHCALQVPPAGYDIVGENLIAAIKDVVGLDDDHEIIKTWKKAYQEIADIFISVEKDIYTEMLWDGFQPFKVETIEQVSSDIKAFTVSSNEYDLSQFVPGQYITVDVGSEKMPYRAKRHYSIVKGDQNHLTFAVKRDVTTEHEGEVSTILHDEYQEGDNINLTAPVGPFHVVEKSNKQLFLGSGIGVTPLVSMFNEVVNDNGEARFIQVTNDTNDAPFSSLLTSIANKNTQATYDLHDKNKNGYIGSEQLKQWIDDTEIYVCGGKSFIQSMIKSLKELNVDESKIHYETFIPKLSVAV from the coding sequence ATGTTAAGTGAAAGAGAAAAAGACGTAGTTAAAGAAACAGTACCTGTATTACAAGATAAAGGGGTAGAAATCACTTCGAATTTTTATGCACGCATGTTCAAACAACATCCTGAACTAAAAAACATGTTTAATCAAACAAATCAACAGCGAGGATTACAATCTACTGCGTTAGCACAATCTGTGTTAGCTGCGGCGGTTAATATTGATCATCTTGAAGCTATCCTACCTGTAGTTAAAGAAATCGCGTATAAACATTGCGCTTTACAAGTACCACCAGCAGGGTATGATATCGTTGGTGAAAACTTAATTGCAGCAATCAAAGATGTTGTTGGATTAGATGATGACCATGAAATTATCAAAACATGGAAGAAAGCATACCAAGAAATTGCAGATATTTTCATCTCTGTTGAAAAGGATATATACACAGAAATGTTATGGGATGGTTTCCAACCATTTAAAGTTGAAACAATAGAACAAGTATCTTCTGATATTAAGGCTTTCACAGTATCTTCAAATGAATATGATTTAAGTCAGTTTGTACCTGGTCAATATATTACCGTTGATGTGGGTAGTGAAAAAATGCCATACAGAGCTAAAAGACATTATTCAATTGTAAAAGGTGATCAAAACCATCTTACATTCGCAGTGAAAAGAGATGTCACTACAGAACATGAAGGTGAAGTATCTACAATTTTACACGATGAATATCAAGAAGGAGATAACATTAATTTAACAGCACCTGTAGGACCATTCCATGTTGTTGAAAAGAGTAATAAACAATTGTTCTTAGGATCTGGTATAGGTGTAACGCCACTCGTATCTATGTTTAATGAAGTAGTAAATGACAATGGTGAAGCTCGATTTATACAAGTGACAAATGACACGAATGATGCACCATTCTCATCATTATTAACTTCTATTGCTAATAAGAATACACAAGCAACATATGACTTACATGATAAAAATAAAAACGGTTATATTGGTAGTGAGCAATTAAAACAGTGGATTGATGATACGGAAATCTATGTTTGTGGTGGAAAATCATTTATTCAATCAATGATTAAATCTTTAAAAGAATTAAATGTTGATGAATCTAAAATTCATTACGAAACATTTATACCTAAATTAAGTGTAGCGGTATAA
- a CDS encoding DUF5011 domain-containing protein yields the protein MNKLIQSLSAIGVSATLVTPNLNAEATTNSEPQLRGVNDIIIEKGEDYNLLQGISAYDKEDGDLTHKIKIDGDVDTTKSGTYEVKYKVTDSDGAQKTSIRNIKVK from the coding sequence ATGAATAAACTAATTCAGTCACTATCAGCAATCGGAGTATCTGCTACTTTAGTCACACCTAATCTAAATGCCGAAGCGACAACTAATTCGGAACCTCAATTAAGAGGCGTGAATGACATCATCATCGAAAAAGGTGAAGACTATAACCTACTTCAAGGCATTAGCGCTTATGATAAAGAAGATGGTGATTTAACACATAAAATCAAAATTGATGGCGATGTTGATACTACTAAATCAGGTACATATGAGGTTAAGTACAAAGTCACAGATTCAGACGGTGCTCAAAAAACTTCAATTAGAAATATTAAAGTCAAATAA
- the qoxA gene encoding cytochrome aa3 quinol oxidase subunit II, producing MSKFKSLLLMVGTLILLSGCSNIEVFNAKGPVASSQKFLIIYSIIFMLVIVVVVLAMFAFFIFKYSYNKNDESGKMHHNSLIETIWFVVPIIIVIALAIPTVKTLYDYEKPPEKDKDPLVVYAVSAGYKWFFAYPDQHIETVNTLTIPKDRPVVFKLQSMDTMTSFWIPKLGGQKYAMTGMTMNWTLTADQTGTFRGRNSNFNGEGFSRQTFDVHSVSQSDFNKWVKKAKSKKTLDQDTFDKQILPSTPNKELTFNGTHMAFVDPAADPEYIFHAYKRYNYVQKDPNFIDEKDLYKDVKDKPVKPARKVTISNANYKRHGMTPMILGNIEKYDNEFKKKEKHNAKEMEKISKEAKDDSPSKKDDHGGGH from the coding sequence GTGTCAAAATTTAAGTCTTTGCTTCTAATGGTCGGAACACTAATTTTACTTAGTGGTTGTTCGAACATTGAAGTTTTCAATGCAAAAGGGCCAGTAGCAAGTAGTCAGAAGTTCTTGATCATCTATTCAATTATCTTCATGCTTGTTATTGTTGTCGTTGTTCTTGCCATGTTCGCATTCTTTATTTTTAAGTATAGCTACAATAAGAATGATGAATCAGGTAAGATGCACCACAATTCTTTAATTGAAACAATTTGGTTTGTGGTACCTATCATTATCGTTATTGCTTTAGCAATTCCAACTGTTAAAACATTATACGATTATGAAAAACCACCAGAAAAAGACAAAGACCCACTTGTGGTTTACGCAGTCAGCGCTGGTTACAAATGGTTCTTTGCCTACCCAGATCAACACATCGAAACTGTTAATACTTTAACAATTCCTAAAGATCGACCAGTTGTATTCAAGTTACAATCTATGGATACAATGACAAGTTTCTGGATCCCAAAATTAGGTGGTCAGAAATATGCCATGACTGGTATGACTATGAATTGGACATTAACAGCAGATCAAACAGGTACTTTCAGAGGTAGAAACTCAAACTTCAACGGTGAAGGTTTCTCACGTCAAACATTTGATGTTCACTCTGTAAGCCAAAGTGATTTCAACAAATGGGTGAAAAAAGCTAAAAGTAAGAAAACGTTAGATCAAGATACATTTGATAAACAAATCTTACCAAGCACACCTAACAAAGAATTAACGTTTAATGGTACTCATATGGCGTTCGTTGACCCTGCAGCTGATCCTGAGTATATCTTCCACGCATACAAACGTTATAATTACGTTCAAAAAGATCCTAACTTCATCGACGAAAAAGATCTTTATAAAGATGTTAAAGATAAACCAGTGAAACCAGCACGTAAGGTTACTATTTCAAACGCTAACTACAAACGTCATGGTATGACACCAATGATTCTTGGCAACATTGAAAAATACGACAATGAATTCAAGAAGAAAGAAAAACACAATGCTAAGGAAATGGAAAAAATTTCCAAAGAAGCAAAAGACGATAGTCCGTCTAAAAAAGATGATCATGGAGGTGGACATTAA